In a genomic window of Leptidea sinapis chromosome 14, ilLepSina1.1, whole genome shotgun sequence:
- the LOC126967937 gene encoding REST corepressor 1 isoform X3, with protein MVLAERSNDVRNGKRSRGPSPNGHGSPDSSSGEENVVPFAAEKIRVGRDYQAICPELEPVEQRKPDQISDRALLVWSPTSDISDLKLDEYITTAKEKYGYNGEQALGMLFWHKHDLNRAAMDLANFTPFPDEWTVEDKVLFEQAFQFHGKSFHRIRQMLPDKSIASLVKYYYSWKKTRARTSLMDVVGEGRNATASGTGKKESGSEPGGSDKDSDNDEKADGGDGGGKWCSVCGILCSQTTPYNSQKLCQACLVHARRTGTMRPLCGPSGRRGPGSKQVRYKHRLPRGIYINQDDLVAMATGPQPGDPPQPGLVNQGEAILKAMDREVISLKRQVQQNKQQLSSMKRKVGDAGVEEFRPGEPPAKINSRWTNEELLMAVTAVRKYGKDFQAIAETLGTKTEAHVRTFFISYRRRYNLDAVLREHEADRGNNHIQPGATSTDAAESIEDGANTGAGSPKNSTNKDEKTEVDSEGVSIGASAEQGGAPTTPPKQKTVK; from the exons AAGCCATCTGTCCTGAGTTGGAACCAGTGGAGCAACGTAAACCAGATCAAATATCAGACAGAGCACTACTAGTATGGTCACCCACATCAGATATATCGGATTTAAAGT TGGACGAATACATTACAAcagcaaaagaaaaatatggcTATAACGGTGAGCAAGCATTGGGCATGCTTTTTTGGCACAAACATGACCTAAATAGAGCTGCAATGGATTTAGCAAATTTCACACCGTTTCCCGATGAGTGGACCGTTGAAGACAAGGTGCTGTTTGAACAAGCATTTCAATTTCATGGCAAAAGTTTCCACAGAATACGGCAAAtg TTACCGGACAAGTCAATTGCATCTCTAGTGAAATATTACTACTCATGGAAGAAAACAAGGGCCAGGACATCTCTCATGGACGTAGTTGGTGAAGGGCGGAATGCTACCGCTTCAGGAACAGGCAAGAAGGAATCAGGGTCTGAGCCTGGTGGGTCAGACAAAGATTCTGATAATGATGAAAAG GCTGACGGCGGAGACGGAGGCGGCAAATGGTGCTCAGTCTGCGGCATTCTTTGTTCCCAGACCACGCCTTACAACTCGCAGAAACTATGCCAGGCATGCCTCGTGCACGCCAG ACGCACGGGAACCATGAGACCGCTGTGCGGACCGTCGGGGCGCCGCGGGCCCGGTTCCAAACAAGTCCGCTACAAGCATCGCTTGCCGCGCGGAATATACATCAACCAAGACGACCTGGTTGCCATGGCGACCGGCCCTCAGCCCGGGGACCCGCCCCAACCCGGCCTTGTTAACCAGGGGGAGGCCATCCTCAAAGCGATGGACAGAGAAGTTATATCGCTCAAACGACAA GTGCAACAGAATAAGCAACAGTTAAGTTCTATGAAGCGGAAAGTTGGTGATGCTGGAGTTGAAGAATTTAGACCTGGAGAGCCACCTGCTAAGATCAACTCGCGATGGACTAATGAAGAGTTGTTAATGGCCGTCACGGCTGTTAGAAAATATG gtaAGGACTTCCAAGCAATTGCTGAAACCCTGGGAACTAAAACTGAGGCGCACGTGCGAACATTTTTCATATCATACCGACGCCGGTATAACCTCGACGCAGTGCTGAGGGAACATGAAGCAGACCGCGGCAATAACCATATACAACCTG GTGCAACAAGTACCGATGCAGCTGAAAGCATTGAAGATGGTGCAAACACTGGTGCTGGCTCTCCTAAGAACAGCACAAACAAGGATGAAAAA ACGGAGGTAGATAGTGAGGGCGTGTCCATTGGTGCCTCAGCCGAGCAAGGTGGGGCGCCCACTACGCCGCCCAAACAGAAAACTGTTAAGTGA
- the LOC126967937 gene encoding REST corepressor 3 isoform X1, whose translation MVLAERSNDVRNGKRSRGPSPNGHGSPDSSSGEENVVPFAAEKIRVGRDYQAICPELEPVEQRKPDQISDRALLVWSPTSDISDLKLDEYITTAKEKYGYNGEQALGMLFWHKHDLNRAAMDLANFTPFPDEWTVEDKVLFEQAFQFHGKSFHRIRQMLPDKSIASLVKYYYSWKKTRARTSLMDVVGEGRNATASGTGKKESGSEPGGSDKDSDNDEKKWTYHRGIVRGGKSLPTSGPSLRGAHQAEADGGDGGGKWCSVCGILCSQTTPYNSQKLCQACLVHARRTGTMRPLCGPSGRRGPGSKQVRYKHRLPRGIYINQDDLVAMATGPQPGDPPQPGLVNQGEAILKAMDREVISLKRQVQQNKQQLSSMKRKVGDAGVEEFRPGEPPAKINSRWTNEELLMAVTAVRKYGKDFQAIAETLGTKTEAHVRTFFISYRRRYNLDAVLREHEADRGNNHIQPGATSTDAAESIEDGANTGAGSPKNSTNKDEKTEVDSEGVSIGASAEQGGAPTTPPKQKTVK comes from the exons AAGCCATCTGTCCTGAGTTGGAACCAGTGGAGCAACGTAAACCAGATCAAATATCAGACAGAGCACTACTAGTATGGTCACCCACATCAGATATATCGGATTTAAAGT TGGACGAATACATTACAAcagcaaaagaaaaatatggcTATAACGGTGAGCAAGCATTGGGCATGCTTTTTTGGCACAAACATGACCTAAATAGAGCTGCAATGGATTTAGCAAATTTCACACCGTTTCCCGATGAGTGGACCGTTGAAGACAAGGTGCTGTTTGAACAAGCATTTCAATTTCATGGCAAAAGTTTCCACAGAATACGGCAAAtg TTACCGGACAAGTCAATTGCATCTCTAGTGAAATATTACTACTCATGGAAGAAAACAAGGGCCAGGACATCTCTCATGGACGTAGTTGGTGAAGGGCGGAATGCTACCGCTTCAGGAACAGGCAAGAAGGAATCAGGGTCTGAGCCTGGTGGGTCAGACAAAGATTCTGATAATGATGAAAAG AAGTGGACTTACCACCGGGGTATTGTCCGCGGAGGCAAGTCTCTTCCTACTAGCGGGCCTTCACTCCGGGGAGCCCACCAAGCCGAG GCTGACGGCGGAGACGGAGGCGGCAAATGGTGCTCAGTCTGCGGCATTCTTTGTTCCCAGACCACGCCTTACAACTCGCAGAAACTATGCCAGGCATGCCTCGTGCACGCCAG ACGCACGGGAACCATGAGACCGCTGTGCGGACCGTCGGGGCGCCGCGGGCCCGGTTCCAAACAAGTCCGCTACAAGCATCGCTTGCCGCGCGGAATATACATCAACCAAGACGACCTGGTTGCCATGGCGACCGGCCCTCAGCCCGGGGACCCGCCCCAACCCGGCCTTGTTAACCAGGGGGAGGCCATCCTCAAAGCGATGGACAGAGAAGTTATATCGCTCAAACGACAA GTGCAACAGAATAAGCAACAGTTAAGTTCTATGAAGCGGAAAGTTGGTGATGCTGGAGTTGAAGAATTTAGACCTGGAGAGCCACCTGCTAAGATCAACTCGCGATGGACTAATGAAGAGTTGTTAATGGCCGTCACGGCTGTTAGAAAATATG gtaAGGACTTCCAAGCAATTGCTGAAACCCTGGGAACTAAAACTGAGGCGCACGTGCGAACATTTTTCATATCATACCGACGCCGGTATAACCTCGACGCAGTGCTGAGGGAACATGAAGCAGACCGCGGCAATAACCATATACAACCTG GTGCAACAAGTACCGATGCAGCTGAAAGCATTGAAGATGGTGCAAACACTGGTGCTGGCTCTCCTAAGAACAGCACAAACAAGGATGAAAAA ACGGAGGTAGATAGTGAGGGCGTGTCCATTGGTGCCTCAGCCGAGCAAGGTGGGGCGCCCACTACGCCGCCCAAACAGAAAACTGTTAAGTGA
- the LOC126967937 gene encoding REST corepressor 3 isoform X2: MVLAERSNDVRNGKRSRGPSPNGHGSPDSSSGEENAEKIRVGRDYQAICPELEPVEQRKPDQISDRALLVWSPTSDISDLKLDEYITTAKEKYGYNGEQALGMLFWHKHDLNRAAMDLANFTPFPDEWTVEDKVLFEQAFQFHGKSFHRIRQMLPDKSIASLVKYYYSWKKTRARTSLMDVVGEGRNATASGTGKKESGSEPGGSDKDSDNDEKKWTYHRGIVRGGKSLPTSGPSLRGAHQAEADGGDGGGKWCSVCGILCSQTTPYNSQKLCQACLVHARRTGTMRPLCGPSGRRGPGSKQVRYKHRLPRGIYINQDDLVAMATGPQPGDPPQPGLVNQGEAILKAMDREVISLKRQVQQNKQQLSSMKRKVGDAGVEEFRPGEPPAKINSRWTNEELLMAVTAVRKYGKDFQAIAETLGTKTEAHVRTFFISYRRRYNLDAVLREHEADRGNNHIQPGATSTDAAESIEDGANTGAGSPKNSTNKDEKTEVDSEGVSIGASAEQGGAPTTPPKQKTVK, from the exons AAGCCATCTGTCCTGAGTTGGAACCAGTGGAGCAACGTAAACCAGATCAAATATCAGACAGAGCACTACTAGTATGGTCACCCACATCAGATATATCGGATTTAAAGT TGGACGAATACATTACAAcagcaaaagaaaaatatggcTATAACGGTGAGCAAGCATTGGGCATGCTTTTTTGGCACAAACATGACCTAAATAGAGCTGCAATGGATTTAGCAAATTTCACACCGTTTCCCGATGAGTGGACCGTTGAAGACAAGGTGCTGTTTGAACAAGCATTTCAATTTCATGGCAAAAGTTTCCACAGAATACGGCAAAtg TTACCGGACAAGTCAATTGCATCTCTAGTGAAATATTACTACTCATGGAAGAAAACAAGGGCCAGGACATCTCTCATGGACGTAGTTGGTGAAGGGCGGAATGCTACCGCTTCAGGAACAGGCAAGAAGGAATCAGGGTCTGAGCCTGGTGGGTCAGACAAAGATTCTGATAATGATGAAAAG AAGTGGACTTACCACCGGGGTATTGTCCGCGGAGGCAAGTCTCTTCCTACTAGCGGGCCTTCACTCCGGGGAGCCCACCAAGCCGAG GCTGACGGCGGAGACGGAGGCGGCAAATGGTGCTCAGTCTGCGGCATTCTTTGTTCCCAGACCACGCCTTACAACTCGCAGAAACTATGCCAGGCATGCCTCGTGCACGCCAG ACGCACGGGAACCATGAGACCGCTGTGCGGACCGTCGGGGCGCCGCGGGCCCGGTTCCAAACAAGTCCGCTACAAGCATCGCTTGCCGCGCGGAATATACATCAACCAAGACGACCTGGTTGCCATGGCGACCGGCCCTCAGCCCGGGGACCCGCCCCAACCCGGCCTTGTTAACCAGGGGGAGGCCATCCTCAAAGCGATGGACAGAGAAGTTATATCGCTCAAACGACAA GTGCAACAGAATAAGCAACAGTTAAGTTCTATGAAGCGGAAAGTTGGTGATGCTGGAGTTGAAGAATTTAGACCTGGAGAGCCACCTGCTAAGATCAACTCGCGATGGACTAATGAAGAGTTGTTAATGGCCGTCACGGCTGTTAGAAAATATG gtaAGGACTTCCAAGCAATTGCTGAAACCCTGGGAACTAAAACTGAGGCGCACGTGCGAACATTTTTCATATCATACCGACGCCGGTATAACCTCGACGCAGTGCTGAGGGAACATGAAGCAGACCGCGGCAATAACCATATACAACCTG GTGCAACAAGTACCGATGCAGCTGAAAGCATTGAAGATGGTGCAAACACTGGTGCTGGCTCTCCTAAGAACAGCACAAACAAGGATGAAAAA ACGGAGGTAGATAGTGAGGGCGTGTCCATTGGTGCCTCAGCCGAGCAAGGTGGGGCGCCCACTACGCCGCCCAAACAGAAAACTGTTAAGTGA